The Xiphophorus couchianus chromosome 5, X_couchianus-1.0, whole genome shotgun sequence genome includes a region encoding these proteins:
- the ogdha gene encoding oxoglutarate (alpha-ketoglutarate) dehydrogenase a (lipoamide) isoform X2: MHRLRTCAARLRPLTASQAAQTVGQQRPITATGAACSRTFQPIRSYSAPVASEPFLNGTSSNYVEEMYYAWLENPKSVHKSWDVFFRNANAGAPPGAAYQSPLGLAAPQLSSLVGAQPNAEKLVEDHLAVQTLIRAYQIRGHHVAQLDPLGIMDADLDSCVPTDIITSSDKLGFYGLDESDLEKVFRLPTTTFIGGSESTLPLKEIIRRLEMAYCQHIGVEFMFINDLEQCQWIRQKFETPGVMQFTLEEKRTLLARMVRSTRFEEFLQKKWSAEKRFGLEGCESLIPALKTIIDKSSENGVENVIMGMPHRGRLNVLANVIRKELEQIFCQFDSKLEAADEGSGDVKYHLGMYHRRINRVTDRNITLSLVANPSHLEAVDPVVQGKTKAEQFYCGDTDGNRVMSILLHGDAAFAGQGIVYETFHLSDLPSYTTHGTVHVVVNNQIGFTTDPRMARSSPYPTDVARVVNAPIFHVNADDPEAVTYVCKVAAEWRATFHKDVVVDLVCYRRMGHNEMDEPMFTQPLMYKQIKKQKPVLQKYAEKLIAEGAVSRQEYEEEIAKYDKICEEAFARSKDEKILHIKHWLDSPWPGFFTLDGQPKSMSCPSTGLSEENLNHIGLVASSVPVEDFTIHGGLSRILKGRGEMVRNRTVDWALAEYMALGSLLKEGIHVRLSGQDVERGTFSHRHHVLHDQNVDKRTCIPMNHLAPDQAPYTVCNSSLSEYGVLGFELGFAMASPNALILWEAQFGDFHNTAQCIIDQFICPGQAKWVRQNGIVLLLPHGMEGMGPEHSSARPERFLQMCNDDPDVMPNLSEDLAVRQLYDCNWIVVNCSSPGNYFHVLRRQILLPFRKPLIVFTPKSLLRHPDARSSFDGMLPGTHFQRLIPDDGPAAQRPDAVKRLIFCTGKVYYELTKERQKRGLEETVAISRMEQLSPFPFDQVKAEFERFPNADLVWCQEEHKNQGYYDYVKPRIRTTINKAKNVGYAGRDPAAAPATGNKNTHLVELRRFLDTAFDLEAFSEQ, from the exons ATGCATCGCTTAAGGACTTGTGCGGCGCGCTTGCGCCCGCTCACCGCCTCGCAGGCGGCACAGACTGTCGGCCAGCAGCGGCCAATCACAGCCACCGGCGCCGCCTGCTCAAGGACttttcagccaatcaggagctACTCGGCGCCGGTGGCGTCGGAGCCGTTCCTGAACGGGACGAGCTCCAACTACGTGGAGGAGATGTACTACGCCTGGCTGGAGAATCCCAAGAGCGTCCACAAG TCGTGGGACGTGTTTTTCCGTAACGCCAACGCCGGCGCGCCCCCCGGCGCTGCCTACCAGTCTCCTCTGGGTCTGGCGGCTCCTCAGCTGTCCTCGCTGGTCGGCGCTCAGCCCAACGCGGAGAAGCTGGTGGAGGATCATCTGGCTGTCCAGACCCTCATCAGAGCCTACCAG ATCCGGGGGCACCACGTGGCCCAGCTGGACCCGCTGGGCATCATGGACGCCGATCTGGACTCGTGCGTTCCCACTGACATTATCACATCCTCCGACAAGCTGG GCTTCTACGGTCTGGACGAATCGGACCTGGAGAAGGTGTTCCGGCTTCCCACCACCACCTTCATCGGCGGCTCAGAGTCGACGTTGCCTCTCAAGGAGATCATCCGTCGCCTGGAG ATGGCCTACTGCCAGCACATCGGTGTGGAGTTCATGTTCATCAACGACCTGGAGCAGTGCCAGTGGATCCGCCAGAAGTTTGAGACACCAGGAGTGATGCAGTTCACTCTGGAGGAGAAGAGGACGCTGCTGGCCCGGATGGTCCGCTCCACCAG GTTTGAGGAGTTCCTGCAGAAGAAATGGTCTGCAGAGAAACGATTCGGACTGGAGGGCTGCGAGTCTCTGATCCCGGCTCTGAAGACCATCATCGACAAATCCTCCGAGAACGGAGTGGAGAACGTCATCATGGGCATGCCGCACAG GGGTCGGCTGAACGTTTTGGCCAACGTGATCCGTAAAGAACTGGAGCAGATCTTCTGCCAGTTCGACTCCAAACTGGAGGCAGCCGATGAG GGCTCCGGAGACGTGAAGTATCACCTGGGCATGTACCACCGTCGGATCAACCGGGTCACGGACCGGAACATCACCCTGTCTCTGGTGGCCAACCCGTCCCACCTGGAGGCCGTGGACCCCGTGGTCCAGGGCAAAACCAAGGCGGAGCAGTTCTACTGCGGAGACACCGACGGGAACCGA GTGATGTCCATCCTACTGCATGGAGATGCCGCCTTCGCCGGCCAGGGCATCGTCTATGAGACCTTCCACCTGTCGGACCTGCCGTCCTACACCACGCACGGCACCGTGCACGTTGTGGTCAACAACCAG ATCGGCTTCACCACCGACCCGCGCATGGCCCGCTCCTCTCCGTACCCAACGGACGTCGCCCGCGTCGTCAACGCCCCAATCTTCCACGTCAACGCCGACGACCCCGAGGCCGTCACCTACGTCTGCAAGGTGGCGGCGGAGTGGAGGGCCACCTTCCACAAAGACGTGGTGGTCGACCTG GTGTGCTACCGCCGGATGGGCCACAACGAGATGGACGAGCCGATGTTCACCCAGCCGCTGATGTACAAGCAGATCAAGAAGCAGAAACCGGTTCTGCAGAAATACGCCGAGAAGCTGATCGCAGAGGGAGCCGTGAGCCGGCAGGAGTACGAG GAGGAGATCGCCAAGTACGATAAGATCTGCGAAGAGGCGTTCGCTCGCTCCAAAGACGAGAAGATCCTGCACATCAAGCACTGGCTGGACTCTCCATGGCCCG GTTTTTTCACTCTGGACGGGCAGCCCAAGTCGATGAGCTGCCCGAGCACGGGCCTCTCTGAGGAGAACCTGAACCACATCGGACTGGTGGCGTCCTCCGTCCCCGTGGAGGACTTCACCATCCACGGAG GTCTGAGTCGCATCCTGAAGGGCCGGGGCGAGATGGTCCGGAACCGGACCGTGGACTGGGCTCTGGCCGAGTACATGGCGCTGGGCTCCCTGCTGAAGGAGGGCATCCATGTCCGGCTGTCGGGTCAGGATGTGGAGAGAGGAACGTTCAG CCACCGTCACCACGTCCTCCACGACCAGAACGTCGACAAGAGAACCTGCATCCCCATGAACCACCTGGCGCCGGACCAGGCTCCCTACACCGTCTGCAACAGTTCGCTGTCCGAGTACGGAGTGCTGG GCTTTGAGCTGGGCTTCGCAATGGCGAGCCCCAACGCGCTGATCCTGTGGGAGGCCCAGTTCGGAGACTTCCACAACACGGCGCAGTGCATCATCGACCAGTTCATCTGCCCGGGTCAGGCCAAGTGGGTGCGGCAGAACGGCATCGTCCTGCTGCTGCCGCATGGCATGGAGGGCATG GGTCCAGAACATTCCTCGGCCCGGCCCGAACGGTTCCTCCAGATGTGCAACGACGACCCAGATGTCATGCCG AACCTGTCGGAGGACCTGGCGGTCCGGCAGCTGTACGACTGTAACTGGATCGTGGTGAACTGCTCCAGTCCTGGGAACTACTTCCATGTTCTGAGGAGGCAGATCCTGCTGCCCTTCAGGAAGCCG CTGATCGTTTTCACTCCCAAGTCTCTGCTGCGCCATCCCGATGCCCGCTCCAGCTTCGACGGCATGCTGCCCG GAACACACTTCCAGAGGCTGATCCCGGACGACGGGCCGGCGGCGCAGCGACCCGACGCCGTGAAGAGGCTGATCTTCTGCACCGGGAAGGTTTACTACGAGCTGACCAAAGAGAGGCAGAAGAGAGGCCTGGAGGAGACGGTGGCCATCAGCCGCATGGAGCAG CTCTCCCCGTTCCCGTTTGACCAGGTGAAGGCGGAGTTTGAGCGTTTCCCCAACGCCGACCTGGTGTGGTGTCAGGAGGAGCACAAGAACCAGGGTTACTACGACTACGTGAAGCCACGCATCAGGACCACCATCAACAAGGCCAAGAACGTCGG GTACGCCGGCAGAGACCCAGCGGCGGCGCCGGCCACCGGAAACAAGAACacacacctggtggagctgcggCGCTTCCTGGACACGGCCTTCGACCTGGAGGCGTTCAGCGAGCAGTAG
- the ogdha gene encoding oxoglutarate (alpha-ketoglutarate) dehydrogenase a (lipoamide) isoform X1 yields the protein MHRLRTCAARLRPLTASQAAQTVGQQRPITATGAACSRTFQPIRSYSAPVASEPFLNGTSSNYVEEMYYAWLENPKSVHKSWDVFFRNANAGAPPGAAYQSPLGLAAPQLSSLVGAQPNAEKLVEDHLAVQTLIRAYQIRGHHVAQLDPLGIMDADLDSCVPTDIITSSDKLDMAVLKKRLRFLTVGGFYGLDESDLEKVFRLPTTTFIGGSESTLPLKEIIRRLEMAYCQHIGVEFMFINDLEQCQWIRQKFETPGVMQFTLEEKRTLLARMVRSTRFEEFLQKKWSAEKRFGLEGCESLIPALKTIIDKSSENGVENVIMGMPHRGRLNVLANVIRKELEQIFCQFDSKLEAADEGSGDVKYHLGMYHRRINRVTDRNITLSLVANPSHLEAVDPVVQGKTKAEQFYCGDTDGNRVMSILLHGDAAFAGQGIVYETFHLSDLPSYTTHGTVHVVVNNQIGFTTDPRMARSSPYPTDVARVVNAPIFHVNADDPEAVTYVCKVAAEWRATFHKDVVVDLVCYRRMGHNEMDEPMFTQPLMYKQIKKQKPVLQKYAEKLIAEGAVSRQEYEEEIAKYDKICEEAFARSKDEKILHIKHWLDSPWPGFFTLDGQPKSMSCPSTGLSEENLNHIGLVASSVPVEDFTIHGGLSRILKGRGEMVRNRTVDWALAEYMALGSLLKEGIHVRLSGQDVERGTFSHRHHVLHDQNVDKRTCIPMNHLAPDQAPYTVCNSSLSEYGVLGFELGFAMASPNALILWEAQFGDFHNTAQCIIDQFICPGQAKWVRQNGIVLLLPHGMEGMGPEHSSARPERFLQMCNDDPDVMPNLSEDLAVRQLYDCNWIVVNCSSPGNYFHVLRRQILLPFRKPLIVFTPKSLLRHPDARSSFDGMLPGTHFQRLIPDDGPAAQRPDAVKRLIFCTGKVYYELTKERQKRGLEETVAISRMEQLSPFPFDQVKAEFERFPNADLVWCQEEHKNQGYYDYVKPRIRTTINKAKNVGYAGRDPAAAPATGNKNTHLVELRRFLDTAFDLEAFSEQ from the exons ATGCATCGCTTAAGGACTTGTGCGGCGCGCTTGCGCCCGCTCACCGCCTCGCAGGCGGCACAGACTGTCGGCCAGCAGCGGCCAATCACAGCCACCGGCGCCGCCTGCTCAAGGACttttcagccaatcaggagctACTCGGCGCCGGTGGCGTCGGAGCCGTTCCTGAACGGGACGAGCTCCAACTACGTGGAGGAGATGTACTACGCCTGGCTGGAGAATCCCAAGAGCGTCCACAAG TCGTGGGACGTGTTTTTCCGTAACGCCAACGCCGGCGCGCCCCCCGGCGCTGCCTACCAGTCTCCTCTGGGTCTGGCGGCTCCTCAGCTGTCCTCGCTGGTCGGCGCTCAGCCCAACGCGGAGAAGCTGGTGGAGGATCATCTGGCTGTCCAGACCCTCATCAGAGCCTACCAG ATCCGGGGGCACCACGTGGCCCAGCTGGACCCGCTGGGCATCATGGACGCCGATCTGGACTCGTGCGTTCCCACTGACATTATCACATCCTCCGACAAGCTGG ACATGGCTGTGCTCAAGAAGAGGCTGAGGTTCCTAACGGTAGGAG GCTTCTACGGTCTGGACGAATCGGACCTGGAGAAGGTGTTCCGGCTTCCCACCACCACCTTCATCGGCGGCTCAGAGTCGACGTTGCCTCTCAAGGAGATCATCCGTCGCCTGGAG ATGGCCTACTGCCAGCACATCGGTGTGGAGTTCATGTTCATCAACGACCTGGAGCAGTGCCAGTGGATCCGCCAGAAGTTTGAGACACCAGGAGTGATGCAGTTCACTCTGGAGGAGAAGAGGACGCTGCTGGCCCGGATGGTCCGCTCCACCAG GTTTGAGGAGTTCCTGCAGAAGAAATGGTCTGCAGAGAAACGATTCGGACTGGAGGGCTGCGAGTCTCTGATCCCGGCTCTGAAGACCATCATCGACAAATCCTCCGAGAACGGAGTGGAGAACGTCATCATGGGCATGCCGCACAG GGGTCGGCTGAACGTTTTGGCCAACGTGATCCGTAAAGAACTGGAGCAGATCTTCTGCCAGTTCGACTCCAAACTGGAGGCAGCCGATGAG GGCTCCGGAGACGTGAAGTATCACCTGGGCATGTACCACCGTCGGATCAACCGGGTCACGGACCGGAACATCACCCTGTCTCTGGTGGCCAACCCGTCCCACCTGGAGGCCGTGGACCCCGTGGTCCAGGGCAAAACCAAGGCGGAGCAGTTCTACTGCGGAGACACCGACGGGAACCGA GTGATGTCCATCCTACTGCATGGAGATGCCGCCTTCGCCGGCCAGGGCATCGTCTATGAGACCTTCCACCTGTCGGACCTGCCGTCCTACACCACGCACGGCACCGTGCACGTTGTGGTCAACAACCAG ATCGGCTTCACCACCGACCCGCGCATGGCCCGCTCCTCTCCGTACCCAACGGACGTCGCCCGCGTCGTCAACGCCCCAATCTTCCACGTCAACGCCGACGACCCCGAGGCCGTCACCTACGTCTGCAAGGTGGCGGCGGAGTGGAGGGCCACCTTCCACAAAGACGTGGTGGTCGACCTG GTGTGCTACCGCCGGATGGGCCACAACGAGATGGACGAGCCGATGTTCACCCAGCCGCTGATGTACAAGCAGATCAAGAAGCAGAAACCGGTTCTGCAGAAATACGCCGAGAAGCTGATCGCAGAGGGAGCCGTGAGCCGGCAGGAGTACGAG GAGGAGATCGCCAAGTACGATAAGATCTGCGAAGAGGCGTTCGCTCGCTCCAAAGACGAGAAGATCCTGCACATCAAGCACTGGCTGGACTCTCCATGGCCCG GTTTTTTCACTCTGGACGGGCAGCCCAAGTCGATGAGCTGCCCGAGCACGGGCCTCTCTGAGGAGAACCTGAACCACATCGGACTGGTGGCGTCCTCCGTCCCCGTGGAGGACTTCACCATCCACGGAG GTCTGAGTCGCATCCTGAAGGGCCGGGGCGAGATGGTCCGGAACCGGACCGTGGACTGGGCTCTGGCCGAGTACATGGCGCTGGGCTCCCTGCTGAAGGAGGGCATCCATGTCCGGCTGTCGGGTCAGGATGTGGAGAGAGGAACGTTCAG CCACCGTCACCACGTCCTCCACGACCAGAACGTCGACAAGAGAACCTGCATCCCCATGAACCACCTGGCGCCGGACCAGGCTCCCTACACCGTCTGCAACAGTTCGCTGTCCGAGTACGGAGTGCTGG GCTTTGAGCTGGGCTTCGCAATGGCGAGCCCCAACGCGCTGATCCTGTGGGAGGCCCAGTTCGGAGACTTCCACAACACGGCGCAGTGCATCATCGACCAGTTCATCTGCCCGGGTCAGGCCAAGTGGGTGCGGCAGAACGGCATCGTCCTGCTGCTGCCGCATGGCATGGAGGGCATG GGTCCAGAACATTCCTCGGCCCGGCCCGAACGGTTCCTCCAGATGTGCAACGACGACCCAGATGTCATGCCG AACCTGTCGGAGGACCTGGCGGTCCGGCAGCTGTACGACTGTAACTGGATCGTGGTGAACTGCTCCAGTCCTGGGAACTACTTCCATGTTCTGAGGAGGCAGATCCTGCTGCCCTTCAGGAAGCCG CTGATCGTTTTCACTCCCAAGTCTCTGCTGCGCCATCCCGATGCCCGCTCCAGCTTCGACGGCATGCTGCCCG GAACACACTTCCAGAGGCTGATCCCGGACGACGGGCCGGCGGCGCAGCGACCCGACGCCGTGAAGAGGCTGATCTTCTGCACCGGGAAGGTTTACTACGAGCTGACCAAAGAGAGGCAGAAGAGAGGCCTGGAGGAGACGGTGGCCATCAGCCGCATGGAGCAG CTCTCCCCGTTCCCGTTTGACCAGGTGAAGGCGGAGTTTGAGCGTTTCCCCAACGCCGACCTGGTGTGGTGTCAGGAGGAGCACAAGAACCAGGGTTACTACGACTACGTGAAGCCACGCATCAGGACCACCATCAACAAGGCCAAGAACGTCGG GTACGCCGGCAGAGACCCAGCGGCGGCGCCGGCCACCGGAAACAAGAACacacacctggtggagctgcggCGCTTCCTGGACACGGCCTTCGACCTGGAGGCGTTCAGCGAGCAGTAG
- the ogdha gene encoding oxoglutarate (alpha-ketoglutarate) dehydrogenase a (lipoamide) isoform X4: MHRLRTCAARLRPLTASQAAQTVGQQRPITATGAACSRTFQPIRSYSAPVASEPFLNGTSSNYVEEMYYAWLENPKSVHKSWDVFFRNANAGAPPGAAYQSPLGLAAPQLSSLVGAQPNAEKLVEDHLAVQTLIRAYQVLGHHNAHLDPLGISCVNFDDAPIRGHHVAQLDPLGIMDADLDSCVPTDIITSSDKLDMAVLKKRLRFLTVGGFYGLDESDLEKVFRLPTTTFIGGSESTLPLKEIIRRLEMAYCQHIGVEFMFINDLEQCQWIRQKFETPGVMQFTLEEKRTLLARMVRSTRFEEFLQKKWSAEKRFGLEGCESLIPALKTIIDKSSENGVENVIMGMPHRGRLNVLANVIRKELEQIFCQFDSKLEAADEGSGDVKYHLGMYHRRINRVTDRNITLSLVANPSHLEAVDPVVQGKTKAEQFYCGDTDGNRVMSILLHGDAAFAGQGIVYETFHLSDLPSYTTHGTVHVVVNNQIGFTTDPRMARSSPYPTDVARVVNAPIFHVNADDPEAVTYVCKVAAEWRATFHKDVVVDLVCYRRMGHNEMDEPMFTQPLMYKQIKKQKPVLQKYAEKLIAEGAVSRQEYEEEIAKYDKICEEAFARSKDEKILHIKHWLDSPWPGFFTLDGQPKSMSCPSTGLSEENLNHIGLVASSVPVEDFTIHGGLSRILKGRGEMVRNRTVDWALAEYMALGSLLKEGIHVRLSGQDVERGTFSHRHHVLHDQNVDKRTCIPMNHLAPDQAPYTVCNSSLSEYGVLGFELGFAMASPNALILWEAQFGDFHNTAQCIIDQFICPGQAKWVRQNGIVLLLPHGMEGMGPEHSSARPERFLQMCNDDPDVMPNLSEDLAVRQLYDCNWIVVNCSSPGNYFHVLRRQILLPFRKPLIVFTPKSLLRHPDARSSFDGMLPGTHFQRLIPDDGPAAQRPDAVKRLIFCTGKVYYELTKERQKRGLEETVAISRMEQLSPFPFDQVKAEFERFPNADLVWCQEEHKNQGYYDYVKPRIRTTINKAKNVGYAGRDPAAAPATGNKNTHLVELRRFLDTAFDLEAFSEQ; this comes from the exons ATGCATCGCTTAAGGACTTGTGCGGCGCGCTTGCGCCCGCTCACCGCCTCGCAGGCGGCACAGACTGTCGGCCAGCAGCGGCCAATCACAGCCACCGGCGCCGCCTGCTCAAGGACttttcagccaatcaggagctACTCGGCGCCGGTGGCGTCGGAGCCGTTCCTGAACGGGACGAGCTCCAACTACGTGGAGGAGATGTACTACGCCTGGCTGGAGAATCCCAAGAGCGTCCACAAG TCGTGGGACGTGTTTTTCCGTAACGCCAACGCCGGCGCGCCCCCCGGCGCTGCCTACCAGTCTCCTCTGGGTCTGGCGGCTCCTCAGCTGTCCTCGCTGGTCGGCGCTCAGCCCAACGCGGAGAAGCTGGTGGAGGATCATCTGGCTGTCCAGACCCTCATCAGAGCCTACCAG gtccTGGGCCATCACAACGCCCACCTGGACCCTCTGGGGATCAGCTGTGTGAATTTTGATGACGCTCCG ATCCGGGGGCACCACGTGGCCCAGCTGGACCCGCTGGGCATCATGGACGCCGATCTGGACTCGTGCGTTCCCACTGACATTATCACATCCTCCGACAAGCTGG ACATGGCTGTGCTCAAGAAGAGGCTGAGGTTCCTAACGGTAGGAG GCTTCTACGGTCTGGACGAATCGGACCTGGAGAAGGTGTTCCGGCTTCCCACCACCACCTTCATCGGCGGCTCAGAGTCGACGTTGCCTCTCAAGGAGATCATCCGTCGCCTGGAG ATGGCCTACTGCCAGCACATCGGTGTGGAGTTCATGTTCATCAACGACCTGGAGCAGTGCCAGTGGATCCGCCAGAAGTTTGAGACACCAGGAGTGATGCAGTTCACTCTGGAGGAGAAGAGGACGCTGCTGGCCCGGATGGTCCGCTCCACCAG GTTTGAGGAGTTCCTGCAGAAGAAATGGTCTGCAGAGAAACGATTCGGACTGGAGGGCTGCGAGTCTCTGATCCCGGCTCTGAAGACCATCATCGACAAATCCTCCGAGAACGGAGTGGAGAACGTCATCATGGGCATGCCGCACAG GGGTCGGCTGAACGTTTTGGCCAACGTGATCCGTAAAGAACTGGAGCAGATCTTCTGCCAGTTCGACTCCAAACTGGAGGCAGCCGATGAG GGCTCCGGAGACGTGAAGTATCACCTGGGCATGTACCACCGTCGGATCAACCGGGTCACGGACCGGAACATCACCCTGTCTCTGGTGGCCAACCCGTCCCACCTGGAGGCCGTGGACCCCGTGGTCCAGGGCAAAACCAAGGCGGAGCAGTTCTACTGCGGAGACACCGACGGGAACCGA GTGATGTCCATCCTACTGCATGGAGATGCCGCCTTCGCCGGCCAGGGCATCGTCTATGAGACCTTCCACCTGTCGGACCTGCCGTCCTACACCACGCACGGCACCGTGCACGTTGTGGTCAACAACCAG ATCGGCTTCACCACCGACCCGCGCATGGCCCGCTCCTCTCCGTACCCAACGGACGTCGCCCGCGTCGTCAACGCCCCAATCTTCCACGTCAACGCCGACGACCCCGAGGCCGTCACCTACGTCTGCAAGGTGGCGGCGGAGTGGAGGGCCACCTTCCACAAAGACGTGGTGGTCGACCTG GTGTGCTACCGCCGGATGGGCCACAACGAGATGGACGAGCCGATGTTCACCCAGCCGCTGATGTACAAGCAGATCAAGAAGCAGAAACCGGTTCTGCAGAAATACGCCGAGAAGCTGATCGCAGAGGGAGCCGTGAGCCGGCAGGAGTACGAG GAGGAGATCGCCAAGTACGATAAGATCTGCGAAGAGGCGTTCGCTCGCTCCAAAGACGAGAAGATCCTGCACATCAAGCACTGGCTGGACTCTCCATGGCCCG GTTTTTTCACTCTGGACGGGCAGCCCAAGTCGATGAGCTGCCCGAGCACGGGCCTCTCTGAGGAGAACCTGAACCACATCGGACTGGTGGCGTCCTCCGTCCCCGTGGAGGACTTCACCATCCACGGAG GTCTGAGTCGCATCCTGAAGGGCCGGGGCGAGATGGTCCGGAACCGGACCGTGGACTGGGCTCTGGCCGAGTACATGGCGCTGGGCTCCCTGCTGAAGGAGGGCATCCATGTCCGGCTGTCGGGTCAGGATGTGGAGAGAGGAACGTTCAG CCACCGTCACCACGTCCTCCACGACCAGAACGTCGACAAGAGAACCTGCATCCCCATGAACCACCTGGCGCCGGACCAGGCTCCCTACACCGTCTGCAACAGTTCGCTGTCCGAGTACGGAGTGCTGG GCTTTGAGCTGGGCTTCGCAATGGCGAGCCCCAACGCGCTGATCCTGTGGGAGGCCCAGTTCGGAGACTTCCACAACACGGCGCAGTGCATCATCGACCAGTTCATCTGCCCGGGTCAGGCCAAGTGGGTGCGGCAGAACGGCATCGTCCTGCTGCTGCCGCATGGCATGGAGGGCATG GGTCCAGAACATTCCTCGGCCCGGCCCGAACGGTTCCTCCAGATGTGCAACGACGACCCAGATGTCATGCCG AACCTGTCGGAGGACCTGGCGGTCCGGCAGCTGTACGACTGTAACTGGATCGTGGTGAACTGCTCCAGTCCTGGGAACTACTTCCATGTTCTGAGGAGGCAGATCCTGCTGCCCTTCAGGAAGCCG CTGATCGTTTTCACTCCCAAGTCTCTGCTGCGCCATCCCGATGCCCGCTCCAGCTTCGACGGCATGCTGCCCG GAACACACTTCCAGAGGCTGATCCCGGACGACGGGCCGGCGGCGCAGCGACCCGACGCCGTGAAGAGGCTGATCTTCTGCACCGGGAAGGTTTACTACGAGCTGACCAAAGAGAGGCAGAAGAGAGGCCTGGAGGAGACGGTGGCCATCAGCCGCATGGAGCAG CTCTCCCCGTTCCCGTTTGACCAGGTGAAGGCGGAGTTTGAGCGTTTCCCCAACGCCGACCTGGTGTGGTGTCAGGAGGAGCACAAGAACCAGGGTTACTACGACTACGTGAAGCCACGCATCAGGACCACCATCAACAAGGCCAAGAACGTCGG GTACGCCGGCAGAGACCCAGCGGCGGCGCCGGCCACCGGAAACAAGAACacacacctggtggagctgcggCGCTTCCTGGACACGGCCTTCGACCTGGAGGCGTTCAGCGAGCAGTAG